The following DNA comes from Myxococcales bacterium.
CGATGATGGTGACGCGGTTTTCGAGTCGATACTTGCGAATCAGACGCGGCACCAAACCGTTTTCGGGAATGCGGCCGTCGACGATCTTGAGATTGATGTGCTCGGGCAAAAGCGAAAGGGCTTCGATCATGGTGCCGATGCCCTTCTTGCGATCTTCGGTGCGGCCGACGAAAAGCAAGTCGGCGTCCTTCTCGACATCCGCACAGGGGTGAAAGATCTCGCAGTCCGTCCCGTTGTACACCACCGGGATCTTCTTTTCGGGGATCTTGAAGTAGCGCTCGATCTCTTTACGCGATGCTTCACTCACGGTCACGATGGACGCGAGTCGCGGCGCCACCTGCTGCTGCATGAAGAGCGGAAAGTAGAGCGTGCGTTTAATCTTCTTGACCAGGCGCGGATCAATCGTGAAATCCGCCTCGCGGTCGATGTGCAGGGGATGGTGGATCACCGAAACAACCGGGACCCCCATCGCCTGAATCGCCAGCAATCCCCAACTCAGGGACTGGTTGTCGAAGACGATGTCGAAGTTGTACTTCTCCTGGAAGGTCTTCCAGCGCATCATCAAGCGAAAGCCAAAGGTCTGCATCTCGGGAAACACGCCAAAGCGCGAAGCGCCGAGCTCCCATAAGCTGAGGGGGCGGAGCAGAGAGAAAGGACGCTCGGGATCGAAGTAGTCCGGATGTTCCCGACCGAATACATTGTCGTTGTGGATCTTGTGCAACGGGATGTCGTCTTCGAGTTCGGGGTAGGGCGGCCCGGCAAATACGTGCACGTCGTGCCCCGCCCGCTTCCACTCCTTGGCGAGATAGGCGGCATAAATCCCCTGGCCGCCACAAAACATGTTTCCGCGATATGTAAGTAGAGCGATCCGCACTGAGCCCCTCCGGCATTCACAAACTCGCCCGCTCGGGGCGAACCCCTGCAGCTAGCTGTTCGACGCCGCACCGTCCGTTTCGTCCACGGTGTTGTTGCTGCCCTCGTCTGCGGCCTCAACCTCGGGAACGGGTTCCGCCTCGACCTGAATCGTCGCGATGGTAAACCCGACCCAGGCCGTCAACCCGAGTGCAAACAGGGTGAGGACCGCCACCGGAATCGCCAGAGCGAGATAGCTCCCGTTCAAGACGCCAATGACAAAGAGCAGCGCGACCACCCCAGCCCCAATACAGATGCCCCAACCCTGACTGCGAGAGGTGTCATTCATTCCCGATTTCTCCAATACATTCAACGATGTCCGCGCAGTCCACGCGAATCTGTGGACAGTCGGCGAGCGCGAGAGAGCGAAGAGCCGGAGGGTTTCCCATGGACGCCCGGCCCGCGAATCGCTCACCTGGGGTCAATCTGCTCTCAGGTCGCCCAAGACCGGAGGAGTATTCGGGTGAAGACCGGTTCTGTCAACTGGGTGGGGAAGTGTCTCGACATGATGTCTAGGCACACCCCGCGCGATAAAGCGAAAGCGTCCCAAACATCGTTGCTTCCCGGTGCGTCTCCTCGGAATTTGAAAACCCCGCCTCGTCGATACAAGGAACGAGCCCCTGGGCGACGTTCTCCGCCGTGGTCTCGAACCCATCCAGCAACTGAACCGCGAAGAAAGCCGAGCGCATGAACAGATTCTGGGCCTTACCCCAGTCAGCAATATGGAGTTCGCCCTTCGGACGCAACCATTCCTTGGCCGCCTGCAGCGTTCGGCGTTTATCTCCGGGGCGAAGGTGATGAAGGACCAGGGACGAGAGCACCCGATCGAAGGACTCCGGTGGAAAGTCCGCCTCCCAGGCGAGCGTCTGTTGGAAGTCGATCTCGCAGCCGGCTTGGTCGGCCTTTGCTCGCGCAAGGGCAAGGATGTCCGGGTCGGCGTCTAGCGCCGTGACGTGAGCGGTGGGAAATCGTTGCTTGAGCATGATGGCCAGGGTGCCGGTGCCACAACCGATGTCGAGTATCCGCTGCCCGGGCTCGATGTTCGCCTGGTCGATGAGAAGTGTACGAAAGCGGTCTTCCTTCAAGGTCTTGTCCAGCACCCAGTCGAAGTATCGAGTGAGCGACCGGAAGCGAAGGGCGGGTATGAAGTCTTGCTTTTTTTCAGGCGGCGTCATGGCGAGTTGACTCCTCGACGACAAAGAGACGACATAGAATAGGCCGTCAATACAAATGTGCGATCGGACCCGGCCCGCTATCGTTGTCTCAATGTTGGTCATCGGACTGATGTCGGGAACGTCCGCGGATGGAATCGACGCCGCGTTGGTAGCGTGGCCGGACTCGGGAGAGACCAGTCCCTTCCGCTTGTTGGCCCATGTCGAGGCTCCGTTTTCGGCGCTCCTGCAAAAGCGTATCCACGCTCTCGCGGCCGCGTCGCTGGCGGGGGGGCCAGTGCTGTCAGAATGCGCGGCGCTCGATGTCGAACTCGGGGAGTTGTTCGCAGCGGCCGCCATCGAGGCTGCGAAAGCAGCAAGCGTATCCCTCGACGCAATCGACGCGGTGGCGTCCCACGGTCAGACGGTGGCCCATCATCCGGAGCAGCGAACGACGCTGCAGATCGGTGATCCCTCGGTCATCGCGGAACGCACGGGCTGTACCACGATTGCAGATTTTCGTTCCGGGGACATCGCCCTGGGAGGGGAAGGGGCACCGTTGGCGCCTTTCTTTCATCTCGCGGCTTTCAGTTCATCGAAGGAGAATCGCGTCGTGCTCAATCTCGGTGGGATTGCGAACATCACCTGGCTTCCGAGCAGTCAGGATCCAGACGCAGTCCTGGCCTTTGATACCGGCCCGGCCAACTCTTTGATCGATGGCGTGATCTCTCTCCAGACGCAAGGGCAAGAGCGGATGGATCGCGATGGAGAGAGAGCGCGTCGCGGAACCGTGGATGCAGCCCTGCTCGAGGCACTGCTCGACGACGACTACCTGCAACAAGCTCCGCCCAAGTCGACTGGACGCGAACGCTATGGCTCGGCAGCCGCAGAGGCCCTGGTCAGTGATTCACACGACGCCGGGCGCAATTCCGATGATCTGGTCGCAACCCTGGTTGCTTTTACCGCTCAATCGATCGGGGCGGCATGTCGTGAACTTCTGCCCCGGGAGGATCCCACCGCAAAGTCAATTGATCGCTTGATCGTCGGCGGCGGGGGCGCTGCAAACCCCGCGCTCCTCGATGCCTTGGCTGCGGCGCTGCCCGGAGTCGCGATCGATCGCTTCGACGCCCACGGTGTGCCGGGTCAGGCGGCGGAGGCCATGGCTTTTTCGTTGATGGGAAGGAATGCGCTGCTCGGA
Coding sequences within:
- a CDS encoding glycosyltransferase family 4 protein, with protein sequence MRIALLTYRGNMFCGGQGIYAAYLAKEWKRAGHDVHVFAGPPYPELEDDIPLHKIHNDNVFGREHPDYFDPERPFSLLRPLSLWELGASRFGVFPEMQTFGFRLMMRWKTFQEKYNFDIVFDNQSLSWGLLAIQAMGVPVVSVIHHPLHIDREADFTIDPRLVKKIKRTLYFPLFMQQQVAPRLASIVTVSEASRKEIERYFKIPEKKIPVVYNGTDCEIFHPCADVEKDADLLFVGRTEDRKKGIGTMIEALSLLPEHINLKIVDGRIPENGLVPRLIRKYRLENRVTIIDEMLTRNDLVRAYSSGRAAIVPSFFEGFGFPASEAMACGLPVIANAAGALPEVVGTDGRCGRLVPSRDAQAMARAAREILLEPGRAEEMGRAARRRVEHVFRWDDAAASLVEVFKDTIRATHRRSRAA
- a CDS encoding class I SAM-dependent methyltransferase gives rise to the protein MTPPEKKQDFIPALRFRSLTRYFDWVLDKTLKEDRFRTLLIDQANIEPGQRILDIGCGTGTLAIMLKQRFPTAHVTALDADPDILALARAKADQAGCEIDFQQTLAWEADFPPESFDRVLSSLVLHHLRPGDKRRTLQAAKEWLRPKGELHIADWGKAQNLFMRSAFFAVQLLDGFETTAENVAQGLVPCIDEAGFSNSEETHREATMFGTLSLYRAGCA
- a CDS encoding anhydro-N-acetylmuramic acid kinase; the encoded protein is MSGTSADGIDAALVAWPDSGETSPFRLLAHVEAPFSALLQKRIHALAAASLAGGPVLSECAALDVELGELFAAAAIEAAKAASVSLDAIDAVASHGQTVAHHPEQRTTLQIGDPSVIAERTGCTTIADFRSGDIALGGEGAPLAPFFHLAAFSSSKENRVVLNLGGIANITWLPSSQDPDAVLAFDTGPANSLIDGVISLQTQGQERMDRDGERARRGTVDAALLEALLDDDYLQQAPPKSTGRERYGSAAAEALVSDSHDAGRNSDDLVATLVAFTAQSIGAACRELLPREDPTAKSIDRLIVGGGGAANPALLDALAAALPGVAIDRFDAHGVPGQAAEAMAFSLMGRNALLGLPNHLPRCTGARRAGVLGVVTPGKGRAKA